In one window of Longimicrobiaceae bacterium DNA:
- a CDS encoding aspartate aminotransferase family protein, whose protein sequence is MSSPDLGTLLPHLVVAPPGPRSRALAAELRRYESPNVTYLAEDFPVFWEEARGANVRDVDGNVYVDLTAAFAVAGAGHAHPRVVEAVRAQAGRLLHGMGDVHPPEVKVALLRALAEVAPGGLTRSVLANSGGEAVEAALKTAAVATGKPRVLAFHGSYHGLTYGALSVSGREDFRAPFAAQLGRTAVFAPYPYAYRSPFGRDPEEVGAAALRYVEHLLDTPGTASEGIGAILAEPVQARAGDVVPPDGFLPGLRRICDERGLLLILDEVYTGFGRTGRWFACEHQGVVPDLMVVGKALTGGFPFAACIGTDEVMGRWPVSTGEAIHTSTFLGNPVGCAAALASIAALREERLVERSAELGARMRARLEEAARGHPRVGEVRGLGTMIGVEMVRDRGTREPAPELVGRLVVEGLRRGVVLLGGGVHGNVLSLSPPFVVTAEQADAALGVVEEVLHAIP, encoded by the coding sequence GCGCGCTGGCGGCGGAGCTGCGGAGGTACGAGTCGCCCAACGTGACCTACCTGGCGGAGGACTTCCCCGTGTTCTGGGAGGAGGCGCGGGGCGCCAACGTGCGCGACGTGGACGGCAACGTGTACGTGGACCTCACCGCCGCCTTCGCGGTGGCGGGGGCGGGGCACGCCCACCCGCGCGTGGTGGAGGCGGTGCGCGCGCAGGCGGGGCGGCTGCTGCACGGGATGGGCGACGTGCACCCGCCGGAGGTGAAGGTGGCGCTGCTGCGGGCGCTGGCGGAGGTCGCCCCGGGCGGGCTCACCCGGAGCGTGCTCGCCAACTCCGGCGGCGAGGCGGTGGAGGCGGCGCTCAAGACCGCGGCGGTCGCCACGGGGAAGCCCCGGGTGCTGGCGTTCCACGGGAGCTACCACGGCCTCACCTACGGGGCGCTCTCGGTGTCCGGGCGCGAGGACTTCCGCGCCCCCTTCGCGGCGCAGCTCGGGCGCACCGCCGTGTTCGCGCCGTACCCGTACGCCTACCGCTCCCCCTTCGGGCGCGACCCGGAGGAGGTGGGCGCGGCGGCGCTGCGGTACGTGGAGCACCTGCTGGACACGCCCGGGACGGCGTCGGAGGGGATCGGGGCCATCCTGGCGGAGCCGGTGCAGGCGCGCGCGGGCGACGTGGTCCCCCCGGACGGCTTCCTCCCGGGGCTGCGGCGCATCTGCGACGAGCGGGGGCTGCTCCTGATCCTGGACGAGGTCTACACCGGCTTCGGACGCACCGGCCGCTGGTTCGCGTGCGAGCACCAGGGCGTGGTCCCCGACCTGATGGTGGTGGGCAAGGCGCTCACCGGCGGCTTCCCCTTCGCCGCGTGCATCGGCACGGACGAGGTCATGGGGCGGTGGCCGGTCTCCACCGGGGAGGCGATCCACACCTCCACCTTCCTGGGGAACCCGGTGGGGTGCGCGGCGGCGCTGGCGTCCATCGCCGCGCTGCGGGAGGAGCGGCTGGTGGAGCGCTCGGCGGAGCTGGGGGCGCGGATGCGGGCACGCCTGGAGGAGGCCGCGCGCGGACACCCCCGGGTGGGGGAGGTGCGCGGGCTGGGAACGATGATCGGGGTGGAGATGGTGCGCGACCGCGGGACGCGCGAGCCGGCGCCGGAGCTGGTGGGGCGGCTCGTGGTGGAGGGGCTCCGCCGGGGGGTGGTGCTCCTGGGCGGGGGGGTCCACGGGAACGTGCTCTCCCTCTCCCCGCCCT